A stretch of the Vitis vinifera cultivar Pinot Noir 40024 chromosome 16, ASM3070453v1 genome encodes the following:
- the LOC100241951 gene encoding transcription factor LAF1: MGCNSLEKSKTKPKHRKGLWSPEEDARLRNYVLKYGLGCWSSVPVNAGLQRNGKSCRLRWINYLRPGLKRGMFTIEEEETIMALHRLLGNKWSQIAQNFPGRTDNEIKNYWHSCLKKKVVKAQEMEVHMNSQCINSNSQSIDSSTSQEKPSIQLPGFESFENMKGSSSTDTDQSIPQMLDCPRVDTQESPLPKILFAEWLSLDHIYGQLFVNSGESVISKDTLDQHDPTFQDNFTHGFLLNEESYVGELHHGLSNDSSSDMFSPQFKFESQTPGSGICDFVYGDEICSDFNMNGHVMY, translated from the exons ATGGGGTGTAATTCATTGGAGAAGTCGAAGACCAAGCCCAAACACCGAAAGGGGTTATGGTCACCGGAAGAAGATGCTAGGCTCAGAAACTATGTCCTCAAATATGGCCTTGGCTGCTGGAGCTCCGTCCCTGTTAACGCCG GTTTGCAAAGGAATGGAAAGAGCTGCAGATTAAGGTGGATTAACTACTTAAGACCAGGATTAAAACGCGGGATGTTTACGATCGAGGAGGAAGAGACGATCATGGCCCTTCATCGCTTGTTAGGCAACAA GTGGTCTCAGATAGCGCAGAATTTTCCTGGAAGAACTGATAATGAGATTAAGAACTACTGGCATTCATGTCTCAAGAAGAAAGTGGTGAAAGCTCAGGAAATGGAAGTTCATATGAACTCCCAATGCATCAACTCTAACTCACAGAGCATTGATTCTTCAACTTCACAAGAAAAGCCATCAATCCAACTTCCGGGTTTCGAATCGTTTGAAAACATGAAAGGATCATCTTCAACAGATACTGATCAGTCCATTCCACAGATGTTGGACTGTCCTAGAGTGGACACGCAGGAAAGCCCCTTGCCGAAGATTTTATTCGCAGAGTGGCTTTCTCTTGACCATATTTACGGCCAGCTCTTTGTTAATTCAGGCGAGTCAGTCATTTCCAAGGATACTCTTGATCAGCATGATCCAACCTTTCAAGACAATTTCACGCATGGTTTCCTACTGAACGAGGAGTCATATGTAGGTGAATTGCACCATGGCCTAAGCAATGATTCGTCCAGTGACATGTTTTCGCCGCAATTTAAGTTCGAGAGCCAGACTCCGGGAAGTGGGATATGTGATTTTGTGTATGGGGATGAAATATGCAGTGATTTCAACATGAACGGCCATGTAATGTACTGA
- the LOC100264227 gene encoding 25.3 kDa vesicle transport protein SEC22-1 isoform X2, translated as MVKLTIVGRVSDGLPLAQGLRYQNDEENENFLCYKQQAEFILKEISRGALSPSKMTIHIDHYHCFNYLVENGHCFITLCDSSYPRKLAFHYLQDLQKEFEKFDIGLMEKITKPYSFVRFDGIIGNIRKQYIDTRTQANLSKLNANRGQDLDIIAKHMSEIIQKGPKSGHCFEMDSHHPHCSCCCYSIMGQLNPYRELQLRVHKIAETLGFTTTKDDTTICHGACL; from the exons ATGGTTAAGCTAACAATAGTTGGAAGGGTAAGCGATGGGCTTCCTCTAGCTCAAGGTCTTAGGTACCAAAATGATGAGGAGAATGAGAATTTCTTATGTTACAAGCAACAAGCAGAGTTCATCCTCAAAGAAATCTCAAGAGGAGCCTTGTCACCTTCAAAGATGACTATCCACATTGATCATTACCATTGTTTCAA CTACTTGGTTGAGAATGGACATTGCTTCATCACATTATGCGATTCTTCATATCCAAGAAAACTAGCTTTCCACTATCTGCAAGATTTGCAAAAGGAGTTTGAGAAGTTTGATATTGGCCTCATGGAGAAAATTACAAAACCATAcagctttgttagatttg ATGGCATTATTGGGAATATTAGAAAGCAATATATAGATACAAGAACGCAGGCCAATCTGTCAAAGCTAAATGCTAATCGTGGACAAGATCTTGATATCATTGCAAAACACATGTCTGAAATCATACAAAAAGGACCAAAATCAG GTCATTGCTTTGAAATGGACAGCCATCACCCTCATTGTAGTTGTTGCTGTTATTCTATTATGGGGCAGCTTAATCCTTACAGAGAACTTCAGTTACGAGTTCATAAAATAGCTGAAACCTTAGGATTTACAACAACAAAAGACGATACAACGATCTGCCATGGGGCTTGTTTGTGA
- the LOC100264227 gene encoding 25.3 kDa vesicle transport protein SEC22-1 isoform X1 gives MVKLTIVGRVSDGLPLAQGLRYQNDEENENFLCYKQQAEFILKEISRGALSPSKMTIHIDHYHCFNYLVENGHCFITLCDSSYPRKLAFHYLQDLQKEFEKFDIGLMEKITKPYSFVRFDGIIGNIRKQYIDTRTQANLSKLNANRGQDLDIIAKHMSEIIQKGPKSEISERMSVTPRTVSPIWSSPFLKVIALKWTAITLIVVVAVILLWGSLILTENFSYEFIK, from the exons ATGGTTAAGCTAACAATAGTTGGAAGGGTAAGCGATGGGCTTCCTCTAGCTCAAGGTCTTAGGTACCAAAATGATGAGGAGAATGAGAATTTCTTATGTTACAAGCAACAAGCAGAGTTCATCCTCAAAGAAATCTCAAGAGGAGCCTTGTCACCTTCAAAGATGACTATCCACATTGATCATTACCATTGTTTCAA CTACTTGGTTGAGAATGGACATTGCTTCATCACATTATGCGATTCTTCATATCCAAGAAAACTAGCTTTCCACTATCTGCAAGATTTGCAAAAGGAGTTTGAGAAGTTTGATATTGGCCTCATGGAGAAAATTACAAAACCATAcagctttgttagatttg ATGGCATTATTGGGAATATTAGAAAGCAATATATAGATACAAGAACGCAGGCCAATCTGTCAAAGCTAAATGCTAATCGTGGACAAGATCTTGATATCATTGCAAAACACATGTCTGAAATCATACAAAAAGGACCAAAATCAG AAATCTCAGAAAGAATGTCTGTGACTCCACGAACAGTTTCACCAATATGGAGTTCACCATTTCTTAAG GTCATTGCTTTGAAATGGACAGCCATCACCCTCATTGTAGTTGTTGCTGTTATTCTATTATGGGGCAGCTTAATCCTTACAGAGAACTTCAGTTACGAGTTCATAAAATAG